The genomic interval AGCGCGCCTCGTCGATGCGCTCCACGGACGTCCCGACGTCGCTCGCGCAGCCTCCCGCCAGCACGCCCATCGAAGCGGCGACTCCGAGCCAAATGTGCCACCCTCGGGCGGCTCTCACCTTCTGCATGCGTCCCTCCTCCTTCTGTTCTCGACCGCTCCAGCCTGGTCGGGCACAGATCGGGATGCGCGTCGAAAAGCGGGAGCCCCCGCCGAAAGATGGGTCGCCCCCAGTCGAAAAGACGCGCCGGAGAGAGAGTGAGCAAGAAAGACGGTTCCACCGCGCAGGTCTTCGAGCTGTTGATGAGCTTCGCCGAAGCGCTCGGCATCGATGGTGACAAGGACCTCGCCCAGCTCGTCGGCGTCAGCCCCGAGACGGTCCAGAACTGGCGCAAGGGAGCCGTCGGGGAGCTGAAGCCCGCCAAGCTCGAGCAGGTGAAGCGCGCCTTGTCGTCCCGGGTGGCGAGCCTCCGCGAGTGGGCGGGCGCGGGCGACCTCGACCTCGAGGGCGGCATCACCCACCTCGACGTCGCCCCCGAGGCGAGCCCCTCCGATCTCCAGCGGCAGCTGCGCGATCGGATGCACTACGACTACCTGGGCCACCGCTTCCTCTACTTCGAGCCGCAGGGCGCGCTCGCGTGGGAGAACCTCATCGGCGGCGGCTACGAGCAGGAGACCTGGCTCAACGGCGTGCGGATGTGCGCGCAGCAGTGGCTGGAGACCGGTCGCAACAAGGACGGCACGGCGAAGGGCCCCATCGCGTCGAGCCTCGCGCTCGGCCGGCGCGGACGCACGCGCGGCCTCGACGTGATCAGCCTCGGGCCCGGCGAGGGCTCGAAGGAGGTCGAGGTGCTCGGCGCGCTCGAGGAGGCCGAGGCCAAGAACGACCCCCTCCCCTGGCGCTCGATGACCCTGGTCGACGTCTCGATCTCGCTCCTGCTGCGCGCCGCCCTCAACGCGCGCCGTCGCGTCGTGAACCTCCCCTTCGAGCGCTCCCGCGTCTTCGCGATCTGCTCGGACTTCGAGGAGGGCCCGCTCGACTTCGCTCGCCGCCTGCCGAGCAGCCGCAACGAGGACGACGCCAGCCGTCGCCTCGTGCTCGTGCTCGGGAACGTCTTCGGCAACGTGCGACACGAGGACACGTTCGTTCGACAGAAGCTCAACTTTTTGACACGACCCGGCGACCTCCTCTGGCTGGAGGTCGGCCTGCGCGCGGAGAAGGTCGAGCTCGACCCGGTCTATCGGCTCACCCAGAAGTCCTCGACGGAGACGGCGGCCGAGACCAACCGGCGCCTCCTGCTCGAGGGCCCCTACCGGCGATGGGAGGCGGCGCTGGGGCGCAAGCCGACGAACATCGAGCTGCGCGTCTGGGTGCGCGAGGACGACGACTCCTCCTCCATCCCGGGCTCCTACAACTTCTGCCACGACATCGTGCTCGAGCAGGAGCGCCGGGCCCTGACCATGCTCTACAGCCGCCGCTACGATCTCGAGGGTCTCAGCCGCTGGCTCGAGCCGCGCGGCTACGTCGTCGAGCGCATCGAGAAGGTCTCCGACACCCGCCGCGTCGACCGCGTCGCCCACCTGCTGCTCCGGCGCACGGACTGAGCGCTCTCACTCGTCGGGCGCGGGCCGCGCGGTGACCAGCAGGCCGTTGATGGTCGCGCGGTAGGCCACGACGCTGAGGGCGCGTGTGTCGCTCTTGACCACCAGCGAGGTCGAGTAGCCCCCGTCGAGACCGAGCGCCTCGCGGGCTGACACGCCCCCCTCGGACGCGGGCCGGGTCAGCAGCGTCGCCCACTCGCCGAGGGTGGGCCCGGTCCGGGTGGAGTCCGGTCCCAGCTCGATGCGCGCGGCGCCTTCGCTCAACACGGCGCGCTCGTCGAACGCCACCGCCAGGTGAACGGCGCCGTCCTCGTCGATGGCCACCGCGCTGCGGGCGGCGCGACGGTTGGACGCGGCGGCGCTGACCACGCTCGCGCCCGCGTCGACGATGCGATCGACGCTCTGGAGCGCCTCGCGGATGGACGGCGAGGGATGGAAATCGTCGCGGTGCACCACGCGGGCGCGATCCCCGTCGACGAAGAACACGCCCGAGCCGCCCCGCTCGGTGAGCGGGGCTCGATCTTCACCCCCGGTGCGGACCAGCCCCATGGGCGCGCCGTGCGAGTCGTA from Sandaracinaceae bacterium carries:
- a CDS encoding L-histidine N(alpha)-methyltransferase; translation: MSKKDGSTAQVFELLMSFAEALGIDGDKDLAQLVGVSPETVQNWRKGAVGELKPAKLEQVKRALSSRVASLREWAGAGDLDLEGGITHLDVAPEASPSDLQRQLRDRMHYDYLGHRFLYFEPQGALAWENLIGGGYEQETWLNGVRMCAQQWLETGRNKDGTAKGPIASSLALGRRGRTRGLDVISLGPGEGSKEVEVLGALEEAEAKNDPLPWRSMTLVDVSISLLLRAALNARRRVVNLPFERSRVFAICSDFEEGPLDFARRLPSSRNEDDASRRLVLVLGNVFGNVRHEDTFVRQKLNFLTRPGDLLWLEVGLRAEKVELDPVYRLTQKSSTETAAETNRRLLLEGPYRRWEAALGRKPTNIELRVWVREDDDSSSIPGSYNFCHDIVLEQERRALTMLYSRRYDLEGLSRWLEPRGYVVERIEKVSDTRRVDRVAHLLLRRTD
- a CDS encoding phosphodiester glycosidase family protein yields the protein MRLSILALILVACEPSAPPASPTPPTPETPRVEETVRARDSILTLSVRRVEAEGWSGRVVVASFSLGAGRHVTVVPSEGPRPLDAILAERSPPRPFAAIDGGFYDSHGAPMGLVRTGGEDRAPLTERGGSGVFFVDGDRARVVHRDDFHPSPSIREALQSVDRIVDAGASVVSAAASNRRAARSAVAIDEDGAVHLAVAFDERAVLSEGAARIELGPDSTRTGPTLGEWATLLTRPASEGGVSAREALGLDGGYSTSLVVKSDTRALSVVAYRATINGLLVTARPAPDE